Proteins co-encoded in one Xiphophorus couchianus chromosome 16, X_couchianus-1.0, whole genome shotgun sequence genomic window:
- the jmjd8 gene encoding jmjC domain-containing protein 8, whose translation MGFGAVQFVAAWLVWTAGAEDGGWSQPEGSGLEDEGGCSIEVLDGSELSRQQFLERFAFSRPVIIRGVTDNTRFRVLCSRSGLLQRYGSLTVRLSTANTHSYRKVDVAFQDYVDRLLRPQDAAALGSETLYFFGDNNLTEWQNLLDRYRAPPYFLPGRSAAYSFGIAGPGTGVPFHWHGPGFSEVIYGRKHWFLYPPDREPRFHPNRTTLSWLTDIYPDLPEAEAPLECTVRPGEVLYFPDRWWHATLNLDTTVFISTFLG comes from the exons ATGGGGTTCGGAGCGGTCCAGTTTGTGGCTGCGTGGCTGGTCTGGACCGCGGGAGCGGAGGACGGAGGATG GTCCCAGCCGGAAGGTTCCGGCCTGGAGGATGAAGGCGGCTGCTCCATCGAGGTTCTGGACGGGTCGGAACTTTCGCGGCAGCAGTTCCTGGAGAG GTTTGCCTTCAGCCGACCCGTCATCATCAGAGGCGTGACCGACAACACG CGGTTCCGGGTTCTGTGCTCCAGGTCCGGTTTGCTGCAGCGGTACGGTTCCCTGACCGTCAGGCTGAGTACGGCCAACACCCACTCCTACAGGAaag TGGACGTCGCCTTCCAGGACTACGTGGATCGACTGCTGAGGCCGCAGGACGCCGCCGCACTGGGCAGCG AGACGCTGTACTTCTTTGGAGACAACAACCTGACAGAGTGGCAGAACCTTCTGGACCGGTACCGGGCGCCGCCGTACTTCCTGCCGGGCCGCAGCGCCGCCTACAGCTTCGGCATCGCCG GTCCGGGAACCGGAGTCCCGTTCCACTGGCACGGACCGGGATTCTCTGAGGTCATCTATGGAAGGAAG CACTGGTTCCTCTACCCGCCGGACCGGGAGCCTCGTTTCCACCCGAACCGCACCACCCTGTCCTGGCTGACCGACATCTACCCTGACCTGCCGGAGGCCGAGGCGCCGCTGGAGTGCACGGTCCGACCCGGAGAG GTTCTGTATTTCCCGGACCGCTGGTGGCACGCCACCCTCAACTTGG